AAATCATCAAGTACAACAGTATTAAGTATTGAATGGTTCCATCAAGTACTACAAGAActataagatataaaaaaacgGTAGATATACGGACATAcataagtatctaaatatatgaattaTTTGCGTCGTCACTCTGACTGGCCGTTCGCGGGCCCGCCTATTCGTTACCATGGTTCTCTCGACCATAACATTGAACAATAATCATGGTATAAATCTACTTCTTCTCACAACTTCACTGATCATCAACGTGGTAGCTAGCTAGCAACGTTTCAAAACTGTGAACTAATAATATAAACgtgtaaaatattttcataacatTTCCTAAACTTATTTTAACAGGTGACTTTacatctataggtaggtacgatcaTAACATGATAATAATCATTTATACATAGTTAAAGTAGTAGACGTAAATTTTATTCttgtaaataaatcaaaatattactTATCATTATAAATTAGGTTTTGGTGGTATAATACCAAACTGGGGCAATGTATGGACAAAACGGTTGTGCAGAAAATACATGTTGCAAAGTGAGTTCAAAATTATCTAATCTGGAAATTGGATTCTGGAATGATTTGGATTGTAATTGATAAAATGTGCtttctaaatttttttacagtttagTTTCGCTTTTAAAGTGCCTTCTTATTTAAAGTTAAAGCAAACCTGAGGAATATgactttctttaaaaaaaagtttgaatatattttcataaaatcctTCGTATAAAAaccttaatataataatttttacgaTACCTGTCCAGACtcagattattgatagatgacgtgataatctCAAAAATATGATTGGTCAACTAACcaccgctccgctccgcttagttGACAGGCATCCTTACGTTTTgattaattagtatttaatttCTCTTTTTATCACAGCATTCTTGTTAAGAAACAAAATGACCCAaaactagataggtacctacgaatTAAAAAATTGCACGGCATATGACTTCATTCACAATAgagattaagtaggtagtaatgCATggcttaaaattttatttttttatagaaaagtatCTCCTAGGCagtaattttaaacttttaggAACTACGGAGGTTTATGGTTGTATTTATTTGTGAAGATTAGGCTGATATCGAAAATTATTTGCTATATAAGTAATCTAATCTTGAATATTATGAAGCTGCTTCCAATTATTGTAACGACAATTCTCTTTATCAACCTTAAATGGTAAGCAAAAAGTAAAACTGTTGCATCAATTGGTGTTGGTGAATACTTAACTGATATAATAACATATTTAATGGATTTCTCTGGTACCAATCAATAATTACGTGTTTGTTAGAATCTAATCTTATAAAGGTAAGTGTGTTGTGGTTTTCCATTTctctgataataataaatttatgggCATATGATCTGATTAACTTCATATCTATATTAATGGAAAATGTGTGGCACTGGCAGGTGGGGTGTATTTTACCGAGCGACTATTGTGAGTAGTTAACTTGTAAGTAGatactaaaaatatatttgtcgagttttacaaattacaagcCTGATTAAATCTATGCACGCTACTTTACGTAATAGTAGGTGACTTTGGAATtggaataatttataaaatatgtacataggttaaaatacttacctatttcataaGGTACCTTAAAAGTGTGAATATAGCACTGGTAGAAAGAAGTTTAAtcagcaatattttttaatgcacgcacctaaaatctaaatatgtataataattataatatgcactgttttttgtgtcattataggtaataataattgtttcttATTTTATCTCTTTTTCAATCCATATACCATAAATCTTTAAGTCTGCTAAAGATACTCACGACAAATCATTTAATTTAAGAAAACATTGAACAAGGGTTGGCCCTATCATTTCCTTCCTCATTTAAACGATTGTTTTTGTTAAGAAAACACAAAGTCAAAcagatacatcatcatcatgatcaacccatagctggctcactacagaacacgggtctcctcttggtatgagaagggtttggccatagtccagcACGCTGacctgattggcagacttcccacaccttttagaacattatggataactctcaggcatgcaggtttcctcacgatgtttttcttcaccgttaaagcgagtgatacctatttagttatttaaaacgcacataactatgaCAAAtaatagaggtgcgtgcccggtatcgaaccccaaacatccgattaggaggtggacgtcctaaccactaggctatcacagctaacgCAAATAAATACGCTAATGCGTAATACATTACAATAATGTTTGAGTTCGGTTCGTCTACCTATATTAATTTCAATAGAGATGTAACGTCTACTTTACAATGCCTATTGAAAGAAAGCTTTATGCCGCAGCAACGCAGCAGCAGCGGCCAGACCCAAAGGCAGTAGGATGCCGAGTCAACCCATAAAGCTGTACTATCTGCCACCCTCGCCACCATGCCGGTCGGTGATGATGACCGCCAGGGCCTTGGGCATCGACCTGGAGTTGGTCCTAACAAATATTATGGAGGGGCAACACAAAACACCGGAATATTTAAAGGTAGGTCTACAATTTCCTTATCAGTTTCTTATAGGAaggtatattttgataaaatttaggTAAACATGGTAGGTCAGTAATATGGTAGATACAGCCTACTATGAATATGAACTATCAAACAATACCTAGGAATATTGCAaaataatcaagtaggtatgtcgtACGGTCTatgttattgtacctacctacagtcaaatcatttttattacaatttcagATGAATCCTCAACATACAATACCAACCATGGATGACAGCGGTTTTATTTTATgggaaaggtaaaaaaaaactacttaaatcTTTGTTTATCTAATACCCACGAcatcgtggatttaggtttcataCAAAAATCCAATGGGAAtttccgtaataaaaagtagcataatatgtctAACTATCCTGTAcctacctttcatcaaaatccgtaAGGGTGCGTGTTCATTGAAGGGGAGCGGAGGGGAGACGTTTTAATAGACCAATCAGGGTTATAGTTAAACGATGATAGTTTTAGCACGTCAtctctcaataatctgattggtcgaaaacACACGTCTCCGCTCAACTCCACTTTAGTGGAAACACTTAAACTGATGGGTcctgaaaatctagcagacagccagactgccagacacacatacacaccttcgcatttataaaatttattagtaCGGGTTAACTTCCATCGCATATCATCCGATACTCGATAGTGATGGTTACGTAACACTGACCCAACTAGATGGGTGACTGACTTTGGCCCCTAGACCATTTTGGGCTATAGTTCTCCGTGCGCCGGAGTCGGTCCCGCTTATTGTGTCTCTAAGTTCTAACATCCGATAATATCATTTGAAAATTGTATCTAATCATACGTGTTGGATGCGCAAGGATACGAGAGCCCACTATATtcgaattattatgtaaaaaaaacttccaccattaggtaggtatatgagaaAATGAAGGGGTCACCACCTCAGCAATAATGATTAGACGGAAAGAGGCATAGGTAGTTACTACTAGGGATACACTGTACTAACTTGAAACATTTAAACCAATTTCGAAAATGCTGGCGGAATACCAattccttccatttgatcggattcaaaagtaggcaatcTGACTTGTGAACAATCCCAAACTAACCAGCTCGTTGAAAATCCTGGGGCACCGctgagacgtaagctctctttgcgtgttctacctCGTTTGACCCCATCCCACCCTCCCTTTTctacacagaccaccacctatagactcCTAATAGCCGGATACCCGCGATCGCCAaacttaggcagttgcttagcataaaagtcggcccatgcccgttcggtaccctcattccgcacattgtatTGATTGCGTGACTTTTGAATTCACCAATcgcctgtcccccgccaacatatTATTACGATTTTGTTTCCATGCAAAATACGCACCGCACGCCATTGAAAACAATTTCactctcaccacctgggtgcctgcagtacctacctacagcaaATTCTTGAAAAGCGGTaatgcattggcggttcctctgctGCTGCAAATGTTCGAATAAGCGATTGTAATCACTTAACAACCGGCAACCAGCCAGCTCGTTTGCAGACATTTGaaccgttgagtagttacgaacggacatacatacaaaaatacataaccTCCTTTTGGGCTTCGCAGCAGGGGTAAAACAGGTAGTCTACCTTTGTTAAAATTTCATTCCATAATTTTTTGCTAATCCACCTAAATCCACCTATGATTTCCTTTCAGTCGCGCTATCATTGCGTACTTGGTAAATGCTTACGGACGAAATGATTCCTTGTACCCGAAGAATCCACGGCAGCGGGCGTTGGTGGACCAGAGGCTCAACTTCGATCTCGGCACATTGTACAAACGCTATATGGATctctatgtatgtatattttgttttaatctaccttGAAGATAGCTAATCTATGTTATGATCTTCTAAATCAATaaggtaagtatataatttcTATGATAGATGTAGAGcagatttttttcaattttagctgattttgatgaaacatCTAGGTTGTTGCAACAAAATTTTAGTCCAAAACTAGGCATGTGCCTACATGGCTGTCGGATATTGACTGGACGagaaagtaaactttttttgtagatttatttttgactagtacctagtttaagtaattgttaagaaaaaaagtatacttacttactaaattGGAATAATTTAACAGAATAACTACGCGGATTAATCGCTGCAAATATCAAATATCTTTTGTAAATATTCGTCGAATCGATCCTCATGCCGAAAtagaaaatcaataaaaaataatttaattgcagGCTCCGATGTTATTCCAAGGCGCAGAATACAACGATGAGGTAGCTGAGAAATTAAACGAAGCTCTGAGCTGGATGAACACTATGCTGGAGGGAAGGGTGTTCCTCGCTGGGGATAACTTGACGATTGCTGATATCTCTATCGTCGTCATTTTTACTAATTTAGAGGTTAGttacttattaagtactagTGCCATAATATGGTTTATGATGCTCGTAAGatcgtccgcgcggatttacgttttaaaaatccaatgaAAAGTTtctgattttcccggataatccgtctccaggatgtaaACTATCCATAAGCTATGTACTAAACcgatgatgcccgcaaattcACCGAAGTGATGCACAATCTGTAGAATCAGTACCTAGtacgttgataataataatatgtcagtcagtcaatttcaCCTCTTGTacctcaataataattaataacttatccataataatataatagatgcgaaagtgtgtctgtctatctgtctgtctgctagcttttcacggcccatccgttgaaccgattatgacgaaatttcgtaggtacctacagagagAGCCGAGATagctttttaacccggaaaattaaagagttcccacgcgattttttaaaaacctaaatcgacgcggatgaagtcgcgggcatcatctagtgtagtaattaataactaaggtaattaattaataataaagtttCTAGATGTAGAGAGTGATTTCTAAATTATTGTTACAGGCATTCGAATTCGACTTCAGTGCACACGAGAACGTGGCAAAATGGTTTGAAAGAACGAAAAAATCCTTAGAGCCGTACGGGTACGAGGAAATCGATCAGGCTGGCGCTAAGATACTGGTATCGTTCATGAAGAAGGAATAAAACTACAAATCACTCGCATTGTTTGTTTTACCACTTATGCAATAAAACTCAACCAAACGCTGTGGTTTATTATTTTCCTTATCACGTACATGATGTGAGGTTAGTTCACCCAATAAATGAAATTCGTTTAATTTTAGAAGAATgctacaaaatatacctactgtttcGCATATAAATTCGTAAATTGCGTTTGGAATATTATGGCATTCAAAAATTTCTTGAGATGACTTCAAATTAAAGCCGGCTTGGTACATCGGCTACAATATATCAATGTAGAAAAGTCATCAGCTCAAGTACCTAGTCCAAATCCTTGACTTTAGTtcttctaagtaggtaggtattagttcgcgacaagtcgcacatacccgcacagcgcccgcgctggcccgcaccggattagcgcgggggctgtgacGGTGTGCGACGCGTCCCCAaactgattgccatctcagcctgatgcgtactatatgtaggtacttttgagTGCATCATTGGAGATGATGTCGTCTGATGGACAAGTCGAGGTGATTCATGTTTGTCCATCTCAGATGAAACAAGAGATGAATCATCCTCATCTCTTATCCATCAGATAAGCTACTCAAGCATCCAGGCGCTGCTGTGGTGAGTATTGGAGAGTATTGTATAAGACGAATAAGTGAGAGGTCCAacattgatctagaatcatgaaatttggcaggtaggtaggtcttatagcacaagtaaaggaaaaaaaatcgaatttGAGGTTAAATCACacgaacaaaaattaaaatatgctcatgaacaaattattaggtatataatattcaaTTTTCATAGCAACAATAACtttaccaagtgaggtatcataatatgaaagggctttacctgtacattctaaaacagattgttatttatttttatgcataatagttttgatttatcgtgcaaaatatcgaaaaaaaccctcggtgcgcgagtctgactcgcacttggccggttttgtaatattttcaatagttgagtacctatattatgtacccAAATGCTTTCATAGCTATAAATCGTAATCCTTTACCGCTATAGCTAAAGAGAGTGATGATAGCAGATATAGATAAACCACTCCCCAATATTGATGAATAAGATGTTACGATGTGCAGCTTCCGGTCTCATACGAACATCCTGACTGTATGAATTGTGGTGGGCATTTCTATATCACAACACAGAACAATGAGTCGGCACTAGCGGTCGAGTCGCGGCTCGCGTTGTGTTCAATGTATCAGGCTATCATACCAGTCCACGTTTTGAAAACAAAGTCAATTGTtcagaattgaaaaaaaaaatcgaaacgaGCAAACATAAGGCAGTATTCACAAACATTGCGACCGAAGCAGTGAAATCCAACGAAGAACAATCGACATGAGAATGCGATAGTAATTTCAcaggaatatttttaattgaaaaatgtAGTTTTGTGTTGTGTTTTGTGATACTAACATGTTAACCAGAGGCAGAGTGATATCGAACATGATTCTGATTGAAGTAGGTACCGTTTATTTGTTACTTAATTCTATAAGAGACTAGATAAGAATTAGCTAACTAGATTTTGCTGTCTGCTCCGCCCATCTAACATTTGGTTAAAGCTATAGGTACCTCTACTCAATTTCTAGTAGGTAGTGGCCCGATTTCGATTAAAATTTCTATCGGAACACCTATTATATAGGTAAGACTTTTGATTTATGAAAGTTTTATTTGTATTGAACCAGTAATTTTTCGCGGACTTACAAAATACAACAGACAAATAGAaatcttaatattatgtaggtattatattatattctatcatcatcatcaaccgatagactcttgcgccgcctgaatccaggggTCCCTGCGACTGTTGTCCgtacacctagtgggggtcttacAACACTGCGCCTTTCCGTGCAGGTCGTCATTccggcaccttgggaccccaatgtctatcggtttttcaaactaccTATATGTCCCGCCCATTGCAAATTCAgcctatgtcggttactctagttctcttacggatctcctaatttttgatttgatcacgtagagaaactccaaaaatacttaataatgtaTGAGGTTTAATGatccaattttgaaaattctttcaccggcCGGCCGGCTTTGTAaccaatatacagggtgtataccagaacgctagcaaaaacgaagacaggtgatagtacctactgatgattactcatacctatgatgccacaaaaaaaacgcggaaaaaattctttattttgtaaaagttcacgatatacctacctattgcaaataaaacatctgactgacgctaaaggtatttttcaaacccgcaatgtatagcgtgcaaaactcttGAGTTTtgacattgcgggtttgaaaaatactacacCACTAGAATTTATTGGTAttcgattgtgtttaggtagtataacaataacattgaatttttgctagcgttctgatacACGCTGTATTTTAGAAGAAGGTTACAAAGAAACTGAAACCTTCATCGCCGTAACTGAATAAAGGATGCAATCATTAATTAATCACCACGCTCGGACTATTGTTGTATTGTTATTACACACATTAAATCTTATATGCCGTCTGTAATAAGCCACATGCAATATCACATAACATAATTAGACTCTAATAGTCATGCCTTTAGAAGTAATAGGATACTGAGCATTTCCTTTGTCTAATGGTGATGACTATGAGATT
The DNA window shown above is from Maniola hyperantus chromosome 10, iAphHyp1.2, whole genome shotgun sequence and carries:
- the GstD11 gene encoding glutathione S-transferase D7 isoform X4, translating into MPSQPIKLYYLPPSPPCRSVMMTARALGIDLELVLTNIMEGQHKTPEYLKMNPQHTIPTMDDSGFILWESRAIIAYLVNAYGRNDSLYPKNPRQRALVDQRLNFDLGTLYKRYMDLYAPMLFQGAEYNDEVAEKLNEALSWMNTMLEGRVFLAGDNLTIADISIVVIFTNLEAFEFDFSAHENVAKWFERTKKSLEPYGYEEIDQAGAKILVSFMKKE
- the GstD11 gene encoding glutathione S-transferase D7 isoform X3, whose translation is MDKTVVQKIHVANNAAAAARPKGSRMPSQPIKLYYLPPSPPCRSVMMTARALGIDLELVLTNIMEGQHKTPEYLKMNPQHTIPTMDDSGFILWESRAIIAYLVNAYGRNDSLYPKNPRQRALVDQRLNFDLGTLYKRYMDLYAPMLFQGAEYNDEVAEKLNEALSWMNTMLEGRVFLAGDNLTIADISIVVIFTNLEAFEFDFSAHENVAKWFERTKKSLEPYGYEEIDQAGAKILVSFMKKE
- the GstD11 gene encoding glutathione S-transferase D7 isoform X1, whose product is MDKTVVQKIHVAKNYGGLWLYLFVKIRLISKIICYISNLILNIMKLLPIIVTTILFINLKCNAAAAARPKGSRMPSQPIKLYYLPPSPPCRSVMMTARALGIDLELVLTNIMEGQHKTPEYLKMNPQHTIPTMDDSGFILWESRAIIAYLVNAYGRNDSLYPKNPRQRALVDQRLNFDLGTLYKRYMDLYAPMLFQGAEYNDEVAEKLNEALSWMNTMLEGRVFLAGDNLTIADISIVVIFTNLEAFEFDFSAHENVAKWFERTKKSLEPYGYEEIDQAGAKILVSFMKKE
- the GstD11 gene encoding glutathione S-transferase D7 isoform X2, which translates into the protein MKLLPIIVTTILFINLKCNAAAAARPKGSRMPSQPIKLYYLPPSPPCRSVMMTARALGIDLELVLTNIMEGQHKTPEYLKMNPQHTIPTMDDSGFILWESRAIIAYLVNAYGRNDSLYPKNPRQRALVDQRLNFDLGTLYKRYMDLYAPMLFQGAEYNDEVAEKLNEALSWMNTMLEGRVFLAGDNLTIADISIVVIFTNLEAFEFDFSAHENVAKWFERTKKSLEPYGYEEIDQAGAKILVSFMKKE